One genomic region from Populus nigra chromosome 8, ddPopNigr1.1, whole genome shotgun sequence encodes:
- the LOC133700962 gene encoding uncharacterized protein LOC133700962: MSLVDYASSSDEDVPDNIEEEDENHHHQQELHEEQEPKPQIEAQAAKPQNSQSSGASLPKQHVAGPSPLPSISNLPDASMLLNSPTVGLSGSDHASRVSAAMAENASRKRELNVGSSRSGKVARGNLVATRNVPDTGGGLLVPPQLKGRSNVVTEDVGKLFVRRHAEPSSH; the protein is encoded by the exons ATGTCTTTAGTAGACTACGCTTCTTCCTCGGACGAGGATGTTCCAGACAacatagaagaagaagacgaaaaccatcatcatcaacaagaacTACATGAAGAACAAGAACCAAAACCACAAATCGAGGCACAAGCCGCAAAGCCACAAAATAGCCA gTCATCTGGGGCGTCATTACCGAAACAACATGTAGCTGGGCCAAGCCCTCTTCCCTCAATATCTAATCTTCCGGATGCTTCAATGCTTTTGAATTCGCCGACAGTTGGATTATCTGGAAGTGATCACGCGTCCCGAGTATCAGCAGCAATGGCTGAGAATGCGTCTCGAAAGAGAGAATTGAATGTGGGGTCTTCGCGTAGTGGGAAAGTAGCAAGAGGGAATTTGGTTGCTACTAGGAATGTTCCTGATACTGGTGGGGGTTTGTTAGTTCCTCCTCAGCTTAAAGGAAG GAGTAATGTTGTGACAGAAGATGTAGGGAAGCTGTTTGTAAGAAGACATGCAGAGCCTTCCTCTCACTAA
- the LOC133700349 gene encoding probable glycerol-3-phosphate dehydrogenase [NAD(+)] 1, cytosolic — MVENTEEMNHTVYSNGSIQNLNGVLEEKLDELRALIGKAEGDPLRIVGIGAGAWGSVFTALLQDSYGHLRDRVLIRIWRRPGRSVDRSTAEHLFEVINSREDVLRRLIRRCAYLKYVEARLGDRILHADELLKDGFCVNMIDTPLCPLKVVTNLQEAVWDADIVINGLPSTETHEVFEEISRYWKERITVPIIISLAKGVEAELEPEPRIITPTQMINRATGVPMENILYLGGPNIASEIYNKEYANARICGAEKWRKPLAKFLRQPNFIVWDNGDLITHEVMGGLKNVYAIGAGMVAALTNESATSKSVYFAHCTSEMIFITHMLAEKPEKLAGPLLADTYVTLLKGRNAWYGQKLAKGELSLEMGDSIKGKGMIQGVSAVKAFYELLSQSALSVLHPEENTPVAPVELCPILKMLYGILITREFTVPAILQALRDETMNDPRDRIEIAQTRVYYRPSLLGQNP, encoded by the exons atggTTGAAAATACAGAAGAAATGAATCACACTGTGTATTCAAATGGGTCAATTCAGAACCTGAATGGGGTTTTAGAAGAGAAGCTTGATGAGCTTCGGGCTCTGATAGGCAAAGCAGAAGGTGATCCGTTGAGGATTGTTGGCATTGGGGCAGGTGCTTGGGGCAGTGTGTTTACTGCTTTATTGCAAGATAGTTATGGTCATCTAAGAGATAGGGTACTGATAAGGATATGGAGAAGGCCTGGTAGATCGGTTGATAGGTCCACAGCTGAGCATTTATTTGAAGTGATTAATTCAAGGGAAGATGTGTTAAGGAGATTGATTAGGCGTTGTGCTTATTTAAAGTATGTTGAGGCAAGATTAGGTGATAGGATTTTACATGCAGATGAGCTTTTGAAAGATGGATTTTGCGTGAATATGATAGACACCCCACTTTGCCCATTGAAGGTTGTGACCAATTTACAGGAGGCTGTGTGGGATGCTGACATTGTTATTAATGGATTGCCATCAACTGAAACCCATGAAGTATTTGAGGAAATTAGTAGGTATTGGAAGGAGAGGATTACAGTGCCTATTATCATCTCTTTGGCAAAAGGTGTAGAGGCTGAGTTGGAGCCCGAGCCACGCATAATAACCCCCACCCAAATGATCAACCGTGCAA CCGGAGTTCCAATGGAAAACATTCTCTATCTTGGAGGACCAAATATTGCCTCAGAGATTTACAACAAGGAATATGCCAATGCTCGGATTTGTGGAGCAGAAAAGTGGAGGAAACCATTGGCAAAATTTTTGAGGCAGCCAAACTTTATAGTGTGGGATAATGGTGATCTCATTACTCATGAAGTCATGGGTGGTCTAAAGAATGTCTATGCTATTGGAGCTG GAATGGTAGCAGCTCTAACCAATGAGAGTGCAACCAGTAAATCAGTGTACTTTGCACACTGTACATCAGAGATGATTTTTATTACACATATGTTGGCAGAAAAACCTGAAAAACTTGCTGGCCCCTTGTTAGCTGACACTTATGTAACCTTACTGAAAGGTCGTAATGCATGGTATGGTCAAAAGTTGGCCAAAGGAGAGCTGAGTCTTGAAATGGGGGACAGCATCAAGGGCAAAGGAATGATTCAG GGTGTTTCTGCAGTGAAAGCATTTTACGAGCTGCTAAGTCAGTCTGCCTTAAGCGTCCTGCATCCTGAAGAAAACACACCTGTAGCTCCAGTTGAGCTATGCCCCATATTGAAGATGCTATATGGAATACTTATAACAAG GGAGTTTACAGTGCCGGCCATTCTTCAAGCATTAAGGGATGAAACAATGAACGACCCAAGAGATCGCATCGAGATTGCCCAAACCCGAGTTTACTATAGACCATCACTCCTTGGTCAGAATCCTTGA